A genomic stretch from Xiphophorus maculatus strain JP 163 A chromosome 16, X_maculatus-5.0-male, whole genome shotgun sequence includes:
- the LOC111611724 gene encoding uncharacterized protein LOC111611724 — MLVSETVELLTEETWRLVLEEFQKNFLQIHSDSDQNQYKVHSHQPCLVCFNRTPVCLSRKSGSFGDQNVNSGPPTNLGLCLDDVNAGSLSMHVLTPSGPETAPKTGRRRQRRAFWNGTTSDRRRFSRELLQRFCSQPASLFGSDLPAVIFSGGEQKSACSARRRLSLQRCSSGSNRRTPWADSDDPSVGPEYAEAQMEFGNQDTTGAGQN; from the exons ATGTTGGTCAGTGAAACTGTAGAGCTTCTGACTGAGGAAACATGGCGGCTCGTCCTCGAAGAGTTCCAGAAGAACTTCCTGCAAATCCACTCAGATTCTGATCAGAACCAGTAcaaggtgcattcacaccagccctgtttagtttgctttaatcgaactccagtttgtttgtctagaaagtctggttcgtttggggacCAAAacgtgaactctggtccgcctacaaacctcggtctttGTTTGGATGACGTTAACGCTGGTTCGCTTTCAATGCATGTGTtaacgccaagcggaccggagaccgctccaaaaacaggacGCAGAcgacagcgcagggcattctgg AACGGAACGACGTCGGACCGAAGGCGTTTCTCCAGGGAACTGCTGCAGCGGTTCTGTTCCCAGCCTGCCAGTCTGTTCGGTTCTGATCttcctgctgttattttttctgGGGGTGAGCAGAAGTCGGCCTGCAGCGCTCGCAGGCGGCTCTCCCTGCAGCGATGTAGCAGTGGATCAAACCGCAGAACTCCGTGGGCGGATTCTGATGATCCGAGTGTTGGA